In Sulfurihydrogenibium subterraneum DSM 15120, one genomic interval encodes:
- the argH gene encoding argininosuccinate lyase: MVDKKLWGGRFSESTDVFVEEFTESVSFDKELALYDIKGSIAHAKMLGKQGIIPKEDAEKIVEGLTQIENEIKEGRFTWKKELEDVHMNIEKSLIEKIGDVGGKLHTGRSRNDQVVTAFRLYLKDQVSDIINLLTQLQNALLEKAQAYIDVVMPAYTHLQRAQPIRVAHYFLAYLEMFQRDKERFEDNLKRIDMLPLGSGAVAGVDFPIDRDFVAKELGFSQIMRNSIDATSSRDFAIEFLSNASICMANMSRFCEDMIIYSSSEFSFVELPDKLTTGSSIMPQKKNPDVLELIRGKTGRVYGNLVALLTIVKGLPLAYNRDLQEDKEPVFDTVKTLKGSIIGITKIVEGLKINKEKVESAAGGFALATDLANYLVEKGIPFRQAHHIVGSIVAYLVNQGRDLESITLQELKNFSSSFEEDVLNLLSPYTVADRRKSFGGTAKDQVLSQIEFWKNKLG; the protein is encoded by the coding sequence ATGGTTGATAAAAAACTCTGGGGTGGAAGATTTTCGGAAAGTACTGATGTTTTTGTTGAAGAATTTACAGAAAGTGTCTCTTTTGATAAGGAGCTTGCACTTTACGACATAAAGGGTAGTATAGCCCACGCAAAAATGCTTGGAAAACAGGGAATAATACCAAAAGAGGATGCTGAAAAAATAGTAGAAGGTTTAACTCAGATAGAAAATGAGATTAAAGAAGGTAGATTTACTTGGAAAAAAGAGCTTGAAGACGTTCATATGAACATAGAAAAATCACTTATTGAAAAAATTGGAGATGTAGGAGGAAAACTTCATACTGGAAGATCAAGAAATGACCAAGTTGTAACAGCATTTAGACTTTATTTAAAAGATCAAGTAAGTGATATCATTAACCTTTTAACACAACTTCAAAATGCTCTACTAGAAAAAGCACAAGCTTATATAGATGTAGTGATGCCTGCTTATACACACCTTCAAAGAGCACAACCTATAAGAGTAGCTCACTATTTTTTAGCATACTTAGAAATGTTCCAAAGGGACAAGGAAAGATTTGAGGATAACTTAAAAAGAATTGACATGCTTCCTCTTGGTAGTGGAGCTGTAGCAGGAGTAGATTTTCCCATAGATAGAGATTTTGTTGCAAAAGAACTTGGTTTTTCTCAAATAATGAGAAACTCAATAGATGCCACAAGTAGTAGAGACTTTGCAATTGAGTTTTTATCTAACGCTTCTATATGTATGGCAAATATGTCAAGATTCTGTGAAGATATGATAATATACTCTTCTTCTGAATTTTCTTTTGTAGAGCTTCCAGATAAATTAACAACGGGGTCTTCAATAATGCCACAGAAAAAAAATCCTGACGTTTTAGAGCTTATCCGTGGTAAAACAGGAAGGGTTTACGGTAATTTGGTAGCTCTTTTAACTATTGTAAAAGGTCTTCCTTTGGCATACAACAGAGACCTGCAAGAAGATAAAGAGCCAGTTTTTGATACAGTTAAAACCTTAAAAGGTTCTATAATCGGTATAACAAAAATTGTAGAAGGTCTTAAAATAAATAAAGAAAAAGTAGAGTCAGCTGCGGGAGGATTTGCGTTAGCTACAGATTTGGCAAACTACCTTGTAGAAAAAGGAATACCTTTCAGGCAGGCTCACCACATAGTCGGTAGTATAGTAGCTTACCTTGTAAATCAAGGAAGAGACCTTGAAAGTATAACTTTACAGGAACTTAAAAATTTTAGCAGTAGCTTTGAAGAAGATGTTTTAAATCTTTTATCACCTTACACCGTAGCAGATAGGAGAAAGTCTTTCGGTGGGACAGCAAAAGACCAAGTTTTAAGTCAAATAGAATTTTGGAAAAATAAACTGGGTTGA
- a CDS encoding GGDEF domain-containing protein codes for MKKDYIVLFIGNVFILCFTTFLLYLDKKNRESIYIQSKINQLASELEIEADKFDNIANIFFSTKVENDSILEILKQSDFSKRYILYTKFYKDYKILRKYGFERFMFVLPDGTVYLRFHNFNKYGDKLSDVIEFFKANDSLSIMDKRFLDSLVFYFPIYYHKQLIGSIYLNVPFYKVSQDLSKTFGKEYIFIVSKEFINLKESKSFIESDLSKDYFIEGQILKNIKNYELINQFNQKAKNDITEKLSSKESFVIFKEIDEKIISATFYSIKNLLQNKHVGFIVSYEEDNTFSISEKTFLTALGFLFTLLIIINIFIFYVLKLKKVAEEKAITDKLTGLFNRNIIDNLVEIEYERSKRTGKPISVILFDIDHFKKINDTYGHDKGDYVLKTVAQIARKTLRKSDYIIRWGGEEFLIILPETDLKGAITVAEKIRQNVENFYFKDISKVTVSLGVTQIKKNENLENAIKRADQALYLAKNKGRNRVEFIY; via the coding sequence TTGAAAAAAGATTATATAGTTTTATTTATAGGTAATGTTTTTATACTTTGTTTTACTACTTTCCTCCTTTATTTAGATAAAAAAAACAGAGAATCTATTTATATACAAAGTAAAATAAATCAGCTTGCCTCAGAATTAGAAATAGAGGCAGATAAGTTTGATAACATAGCTAATATCTTTTTTTCTACAAAAGTAGAAAACGATTCAATATTGGAAATTTTAAAACAATCAGATTTTTCAAAAAGGTATATTTTGTATACCAAGTTTTACAAAGACTATAAAATTTTGCGTAAATATGGTTTTGAAAGGTTCATGTTTGTTTTACCAGATGGAACTGTTTACCTTAGATTTCATAACTTTAATAAATATGGTGATAAATTATCAGACGTTATAGAATTTTTTAAAGCCAACGATTCATTATCGATTATGGATAAAAGATTTCTAGATAGTTTGGTTTTCTATTTTCCTATATACTACCATAAACAACTTATAGGTTCTATTTATTTAAACGTTCCATTTTATAAAGTTTCTCAAGATTTATCAAAAACTTTTGGTAAAGAGTATATTTTCATAGTAAGCAAAGAATTTATAAATTTAAAAGAAAGTAAAAGTTTTATAGAGAGTGATTTAAGTAAAGACTATTTTATAGAAGGTCAAATTTTAAAAAATATAAAAAATTATGAGTTAATAAATCAATTTAATCAAAAGGCAAAAAATGATATTACCGAAAAACTGTCATCAAAAGAATCTTTTGTTATATTCAAAGAAATAGATGAGAAAATTATATCTGCAACTTTTTATTCTATTAAAAACCTATTACAAAATAAACATGTTGGTTTTATTGTCTCTTATGAAGAAGATAATACCTTTTCTATTTCTGAAAAAACTTTTTTAACAGCGTTGGGATTTTTATTTACTTTATTGATCATTATAAATATATTTATTTTTTATGTACTTAAGCTTAAAAAAGTGGCAGAGGAAAAAGCTATTACCGACAAATTAACAGGCTTATTTAATAGAAATATAATTGATAACCTTGTTGAGATTGAATATGAAAGATCAAAGAGAACTGGTAAACCTATTTCTGTTATTTTATTTGATATTGACCATTTTAAAAAGATTAACGATACTTATGGACATGACAAAGGTGATTATGTTTTAAAGACTGTAGCTCAAATAGCAAGGAAAACCTTAAGAAAATCGGATTACATTATTAGATGGGGAGGAGAAGAATTTTTAATAATTCTTCCAGAAACAGATTTAAAAGGTGCCATCACTGTTGCTGAAAAAATTAGACAAAATGTTGAAAATTTCTATTTTAAAGATATTAGTAAAGTAACTGTAAGTTTAGGTGTAACTCAGATAAAAAAGAATGAAAATTTAGAAAACGCAATAAAAAGAGCAGATCAAGCTCTTTATTTGGCTAAAAATAAAGGCAGAAACAGAGTAGAGTTTATTTACTAA
- a CDS encoding nicotinamide-nucleotide amidohydrolase family protein produces the protein MKAIVIITGSEFVQGRKQDKNGLFIAKNLFEKGVDVVGIIISPDDLYSLTNYIKYALDRSDLVFISGGLGPTSDDITRQAVANAIGVALIYHEEWLSKLKTEYKKARVEITPERKSMAKIPYGSAILENPVGRACGFIKVLDDVKKAIVALPGVPSEMEPMFYDALEKLGLKDKKRFTQLYRVFGIKELDLNYLLEDIKNISYNFSPKGVDIFLWENDEKEFLQIKQKVKERLGNIIYAEDSIEMEEVVGELLKEKGYTIATAESSTGGLIVSRLVNVQGSSQYVLGGLVSYSNEAKINILKVNKEDIEKYGAVSGTVAKQMAENVREIFGSSLAVSDTGIAGPTGDTPDKPLGLHYIGFTDGKETKVYKEIYKGSRNDVRLYISQFALNLVRLYFI, from the coding sequence ATGAAAGCAATAGTAATAATAACAGGCTCTGAGTTTGTTCAAGGAAGAAAACAGGATAAAAACGGTCTTTTTATAGCTAAAAATCTTTTTGAAAAAGGGGTTGACGTAGTAGGTATTATTATCTCTCCTGATGACCTATACAGTCTTACTAATTACATAAAGTATGCATTGGATAGGTCAGACCTAGTATTTATATCAGGGGGACTTGGACCAACCTCTGATGATATTACAAGGCAAGCTGTAGCAAACGCCATAGGTGTTGCACTTATATATCACGAAGAGTGGTTATCTAAATTAAAAACAGAGTATAAAAAAGCCCGTGTAGAAATAACCCCAGAGAGAAAAAGTATGGCTAAAATCCCTTACGGCTCGGCTATACTTGAAAATCCTGTCGGTAGAGCTTGCGGATTTATAAAAGTTTTAGACGATGTAAAAAAGGCTATAGTTGCACTTCCCGGCGTTCCCTCTGAAATGGAACCTATGTTTTACGATGCCTTAGAAAAACTTGGATTAAAAGATAAAAAGAGATTTACTCAGCTCTATAGAGTTTTTGGAATAAAGGAGCTTGATTTAAACTATCTGTTAGAAGATATAAAAAACATATCTTATAATTTTTCTCCAAAAGGTGTAGATATATTCTTATGGGAAAATGATGAAAAAGAGTTTTTACAGATAAAACAGAAAGTAAAAGAAAGGCTTGGAAATATAATATACGCAGAAGACAGCATAGAGATGGAAGAAGTTGTAGGTGAACTTCTTAAAGAAAAAGGATATACTATTGCAACTGCAGAATCCTCAACCGGTGGTCTTATAGTATCAAGACTTGTAAACGTTCAAGGAAGCTCTCAGTATGTTTTAGGAGGATTGGTTTCTTATTCAAACGAGGCAAAGATAAATATTTTAAAAGTTAACAAAGAAGATATAGAAAAGTACGGCGCTGTAAGTGGGACAGTTGCAAAACAGATGGCTGAAAATGTTAGAGAAATTTTCGGTAGCAGTCTTGCTGTAAGCGATACAGGAATAGCAGGACCTACAGGAGATACACCAGATAAACCATTAGGCCTTCACTATATAGGCTTTACTGACGGAAAAGAAACAAAAGTTTACAAAGAAATTTACAAAGGCAGTAGAAACGACGTTAGATTATATATATCCCAATTTGCTTTAAATTTAGTAAGATTGTATTTTATTTAG
- a CDS encoding c-type cytochrome biogenesis protein CcmI/CycH, translating into MRYAILIFLAFSLFSCQSLPPEAHFIDPNKISGKILIDEKLKDKCKGDMFIIVRKGISPQPLAVKKVKNPSFPYNFKLTPADVLVEDMFKEFKDEVILYVKTSQSGNPMESSRSCESEPIVVKTGAQNVVIKITKYTE; encoded by the coding sequence ATGAGATATGCCATTTTGATATTTTTAGCTTTTTCACTTTTTAGCTGTCAATCTCTACCACCAGAAGCACACTTTATAGACCCAAATAAAATTTCAGGAAAAATACTAATTGATGAAAAATTAAAAGATAAATGTAAAGGAGATATGTTTATCATCGTAAGAAAAGGAATATCACCTCAGCCTTTAGCTGTTAAAAAAGTTAAAAATCCAAGCTTCCCTTATAATTTTAAACTAACTCCAGCTGACGTTTTAGTTGAAGACATGTTTAAAGAGTTTAAAGATGAGGTTATTTTATACGTCAAAACTTCCCAATCAGGAAATCCTATGGAAAGTTCAAGAAGCTGTGAAAGTGAACCTATCGTTGTAAAAACAGGGGCTCAAAATGTAGTTATAAAAATAACAAAATATACAGAGTGA
- a CDS encoding site-2 protease family protein, producing the protein MNINVVDIIFMIPALLMAVIFHEVAHGFVAYKLGDDTAKREGRLTLNPIPHIDPLGSLLIPGILILLNSPILFGYAKPVPINPLNFKIDMRKGIIITSFAGPGTNFLLAFLFAGLYHFMKNETFLTYFASIFGTASLESVIIPLAIFFKYAVSINLILGIFNLLPIPPLDGGNILLNFLPRELQEKIEPYEQFGFFLIILLLMTGIIGLIILPIYRFFITILM; encoded by the coding sequence ATGAACATAAACGTTGTTGATATTATTTTTATGATACCAGCTTTACTTATGGCTGTAATATTCCACGAAGTAGCTCACGGATTTGTTGCTTATAAACTTGGAGATGATACAGCAAAAAGAGAAGGCAGATTAACTTTAAACCCTATACCTCACATAGACCCTTTGGGTTCTTTACTTATTCCCGGAATACTTATACTTCTTAACTCTCCTATACTTTTTGGATATGCAAAACCTGTACCTATAAACCCTCTTAACTTTAAGATAGATATGAGAAAAGGAATTATAATTACGTCTTTTGCAGGACCGGGTACTAACTTTTTATTAGCCTTTTTATTTGCTGGACTGTATCATTTTATGAAAAATGAAACGTTTTTAACTTACTTTGCTTCTATCTTTGGAACAGCTTCTTTAGAATCTGTAATTATTCCTCTGGCTATATTTTTTAAGTATGCTGTATCCATAAATCTCATTTTAGGTATATTTAACCTTTTACCTATACCGCCTTTAGACGGTGGTAATATTCTCCTTAACTTTTTACCAAGAGAATTACAGGAAAAAATAGAACCTTACGAGCAGTTTGGCTTTTTCTTGATTATTCTTCTTTTAATGACTGGAATAATTGGCTTAATAATACTACCTATATACAGATTTTTCATAACAATTTTAATGTAA
- a CDS encoding FeoA family protein → MKTLRDIKPGQSGRVIDITGCEDIKQKLYDLGIIPGVKVEVIQDAPFGGPIKLKVHDYCLALRKKEASCILVEEEK, encoded by the coding sequence ATGAAGACTTTAAGAGATATAAAACCCGGTCAAAGTGGGAGAGTTATAGATATAACAGGTTGTGAGGATATAAAACAAAAGTTGTATGACCTTGGTATTATTCCAGGTGTAAAGGTTGAAGTTATTCAAGATGCTCCCTTTGGTGGTCCTATTAAACTTAAAGTCCATGATTACTGTCTTGCATTAAGAAAAAAAGAAGCTTCTTGTATTTTAGTAGAGGAAGAAAAATGA
- the feoB gene encoding ferrous iron transport protein B: MKEIAVALVGNPNVGKSALLNAISGSDIKVGNWPGVTVEKLEATLTYKDYKIRFIDLPGIYSLRNQSAEEKITIDFLLKERPDVILNVVDATNLRRNLYLTFQLLELEIPMVISLNIWDEAVEKGIIIDYEKMSKLLCCPVVPTSAKNKTGINQLLEKILEIYESKKFVQCEHFESQIEEYLKKVIVLVKEYNPVLLDIYPKRYLAISLLEGSLKDSISPALEESLEKIRNEIKSLYKKDVKTFIVEERYGNVLSVYHQTVKKQQEDVVDSSITLDKIFLHRYLGLPIFLLLVWIVFEITFKVSSPYVEWLDKVLSVVSGWTLSLLSSINTNDLLKSFIAEGVLGGVGFVLTFIPVLFTLYVMIAILEGSGYIARAAFLMDRFFSSIGLSGKSFIPLLLGFGCNVPAVYATKTIENTREKILTTLMIPFMSCGARLTVFAFFVSVFFKNHGGLVIFSLYLIGIITAVIVALLLNKFHFKTQSEFFIMELPPYRLPTFRYILKNAWIRVKSFIVEAGTFIFAMSVLIWFLTNIPYGAKKDETILAKVSQKVAVIFEPLGFGTWEATASLFSGFVAKEVVLSTMGNIYVGEKIEEETKELSFQEGVKEIVVEFVDANINLLKNFMAVFGFVKVESEEEFNKSLADSIRSAFTPASAYSFLVFLLLYTPCLATVFAIKQELNSYKWMFISIAINFSSAWIMSFIVYRILTFYNF; the protein is encoded by the coding sequence ATGAAAGAGATTGCAGTTGCTTTAGTCGGGAACCCTAACGTAGGAAAGTCGGCTCTTCTTAATGCAATATCAGGGTCAGATATAAAGGTCGGCAACTGGCCAGGTGTAACTGTTGAGAAATTGGAAGCTACATTAACCTACAAGGATTATAAAATCAGATTTATAGACCTTCCTGGCATTTATAGTTTAAGAAATCAATCAGCTGAAGAAAAAATAACGATAGACTTTCTACTAAAAGAAAGACCAGATGTTATATTAAACGTTGTTGATGCTACAAATTTAAGGAGAAACCTATATCTTACTTTTCAGCTGTTAGAACTTGAAATTCCTATGGTTATTTCTTTAAACATATGGGATGAAGCAGTTGAAAAAGGAATAATCATAGATTATGAAAAGATGAGTAAATTGCTGTGCTGTCCTGTAGTTCCAACTTCTGCAAAAAATAAAACAGGTATAAACCAACTTTTAGAAAAGATACTTGAAATCTATGAAAGTAAAAAATTTGTACAGTGTGAACATTTTGAATCTCAAATAGAAGAGTATTTAAAAAAAGTTATAGTTCTTGTTAAAGAGTACAATCCAGTTCTTTTAGACATCTATCCTAAAAGATACTTGGCAATATCTTTACTTGAAGGGTCTTTAAAAGACTCTATCTCTCCTGCTCTAGAAGAAAGTCTTGAAAAAATTAGAAATGAGATTAAGTCTTTGTACAAAAAAGACGTAAAAACGTTTATCGTAGAAGAAAGGTATGGAAACGTTCTAAGTGTTTATCATCAAACAGTTAAAAAACAGCAGGAAGACGTAGTAGATAGTTCTATAACATTGGATAAAATCTTTCTTCATAGATACCTTGGGCTACCGATATTCCTTCTTTTAGTTTGGATAGTTTTTGAGATTACTTTTAAAGTATCTTCTCCTTATGTTGAATGGCTTGATAAAGTGTTAAGTGTTGTATCTGGATGGACTTTGTCTCTTTTAAGCAGTATAAACACAAACGACCTTTTAAAATCTTTTATAGCAGAAGGTGTATTAGGTGGCGTTGGATTTGTTTTAACATTTATTCCTGTTTTGTTTACTCTTTATGTTATGATAGCGATACTTGAAGGTAGTGGCTACATTGCAAGAGCTGCTTTTTTAATGGATAGATTTTTCAGCAGTATAGGGCTAAGTGGAAAGTCTTTTATCCCTCTTTTACTTGGTTTTGGTTGTAATGTCCCAGCTGTTTATGCTACAAAAACGATAGAAAACACAAGGGAAAAAATACTTACTACTTTAATGATTCCGTTTATGTCCTGCGGTGCAAGGCTTACAGTTTTTGCTTTTTTTGTATCTGTATTTTTTAAAAACCATGGTGGACTTGTAATATTCTCTCTTTATTTGATAGGTATAATAACAGCTGTTATAGTTGCCCTACTTCTAAATAAATTTCACTTTAAAACTCAGTCTGAATTTTTCATTATGGAGCTTCCTCCTTACAGGCTTCCAACATTTCGATATATTTTAAAAAATGCTTGGATTAGAGTAAAAAGTTTTATAGTAGAAGCTGGAACGTTTATATTTGCTATGTCTGTTTTAATATGGTTTTTAACAAACATTCCTTACGGTGCAAAAAAAGATGAGACGATACTGGCAAAGGTGTCTCAAAAAGTTGCAGTTATATTTGAGCCTCTTGGATTTGGAACGTGGGAAGCTACAGCTTCTTTGTTTTCTGGATTTGTTGCCAAGGAAGTTGTGCTGTCAACGATGGGAAACATATACGTAGGAGAAAAAATTGAGGAAGAAACTAAAGAGCTATCTTTTCAAGAAGGAGTAAAAGAAATAGTTGTTGAGTTTGTAGATGCGAACATAAATCTTTTGAAAAACTTCATGGCTGTTTTTGGTTTTGTAAAGGTAGAGAGTGAAGAGGAATTTAATAAAAGTCTTGCTGATAGTATAAGAAGTGCGTTTACTCCTGCTTCAGCTTACTCGTTTTTAGTATTTCTACTTTTATACACTCCTTGTCTTGCAACTGTATTTGCAATAAAGCAGGAGCTTAACAGTTATAAATGGATGTTTATATCTATCGCTATAAATTTTAGCTCTGCGTGGATAATGTCTTTTATAGTTTATAGAATTTTAACTTTTTATAACTTCTAA
- the glnD gene encoding [protein-PII] uridylyltransferase gives MVEVLDLDTKKRILSNYNEKKKELILKHYAGESGLEIVRQLSDLTDETIKEFAKISFPDLENIAIIVLGGYGRRELCFKSDIDISIVYTHEDISKLKAGIENFYYCLLDLKVDIGFSPRNIKTFLDLSKEDLTVATALLQGRFLCGNEEIFKTLTDRFKKLIKSRRRAYIEATLKSRKIRYQNTGSSIYMMEPHVKEGEGGLRDFHEVYWIAKVLDDVNDYKYFVEKQIILEEEYIELMNAYDYLLKIRNQMHLLCNKKCDVLTFPLQEEVAKKLGYASPNADFEELRESVERMMRLYYLNAKSINNITNRILKNLIEQENPYEEYIPIDNVFIRTSKEIDVLDPKKFERDPVNILKAFKYYKNYGLNFSSTLEYLLRKNERVLKNKVLTEEEEALIREIFSNISNLPRTLKKMQDFYVLDDIIPEFGYQRCHFQYDHYHKYTTDAHAIKALEELENLQRIDSPQKKQIYEIYKEIERKDLLIWAVFLHDIGKGHKTDHSELGSVLSRDILERFGYPPSDIETVSFLVRHHLDMAHISQRRNLHEPKVITEFVKLIKNKELLNMLTVLTYCDANAVGPGAWNDWKFALLIELYTKSIQFLTEGSLESIEKKVEEKKDKILEILILELGKEKAQKHINRLSDYYIISTPIDDIVKHVKLEDKLLSSDDKFSVDFEKNTGAGYSNIVIAVRDIDNPLLIITGILSYLGINILTAYSFERNDGVYLVDLQISTSSLEAVDESRFNRFVEILENVMKEPSYFEKITVKRPKGFKASTVPPPIFVKIDNEMSEGYTIFDVSAEDRIGLLFDIIRVFASFDIYVHMVKASTQGLRARDSFYVRTKNKEKITDTTLLKAVQEQLLEVIKS, from the coding sequence ATGGTAGAAGTTTTAGATTTAGACACAAAGAAAAGGATACTTAGTAACTACAACGAAAAAAAGAAAGAACTTATCCTAAAACATTATGCAGGGGAAAGTGGTTTAGAGATAGTCAGACAGCTCTCTGACCTTACAGATGAAACTATTAAAGAGTTTGCAAAAATATCTTTTCCAGATTTAGAAAATATAGCTATAATTGTTTTGGGTGGATACGGAAGAAGGGAGCTGTGTTTTAAATCAGATATAGACATATCTATCGTATATACTCACGAAGATATATCAAAGCTAAAAGCAGGCATAGAAAACTTTTACTACTGTTTACTTGATTTAAAAGTTGACATTGGATTTTCTCCTAGAAACATAAAAACATTTTTAGACCTATCAAAAGAAGACTTAACAGTTGCAACCGCTTTACTTCAAGGAAGATTTTTATGCGGAAACGAAGAAATTTTTAAAACATTAACAGACAGATTTAAAAAACTAATTAAATCAAGAAGAAGAGCTTATATAGAAGCAACTTTAAAATCAAGAAAAATCAGATATCAAAACACAGGAAGTAGTATATACATGATGGAACCCCACGTTAAAGAAGGTGAAGGTGGCTTAAGAGACTTTCACGAAGTATACTGGATAGCAAAAGTTTTAGACGATGTTAACGATTATAAATACTTTGTAGAAAAACAGATAATACTTGAAGAAGAGTACATAGAGCTTATGAACGCCTATGATTACCTTCTTAAAATAAGAAACCAGATGCACCTTTTATGTAATAAAAAATGCGATGTCCTTACATTCCCACTACAAGAAGAAGTAGCTAAAAAATTAGGATATGCAAGCCCTAACGCAGATTTCGAAGAACTCAGAGAAAGTGTTGAAAGAATGATGAGACTTTATTACCTAAATGCTAAATCTATAAATAACATAACCAACAGAATACTAAAAAACCTTATTGAACAAGAAAATCCTTACGAAGAGTACATACCAATAGACAACGTCTTTATAAGAACGTCAAAAGAGATAGACGTATTAGACCCAAAAAAGTTTGAAAGAGACCCAGTAAACATTTTAAAAGCCTTTAAATACTACAAAAATTATGGATTAAACTTCTCTTCAACCCTTGAGTATCTTTTAAGAAAAAATGAAAGAGTTTTAAAAAATAAAGTTTTAACAGAGGAAGAAGAAGCATTAATAAGAGAAATTTTTTCCAATATCTCAAATCTTCCAAGAACTCTTAAAAAGATGCAAGACTTTTATGTCTTAGATGACATTATTCCAGAGTTTGGATATCAAAGATGCCACTTTCAGTACGACCATTACCACAAGTACACAACAGATGCCCACGCAATAAAAGCATTAGAAGAGTTAGAAAATCTTCAAAGAATAGACAGCCCTCAAAAGAAACAGATTTATGAGATATACAAAGAGATAGAAAGAAAAGACCTTCTTATATGGGCTGTATTCTTACACGATATAGGAAAAGGGCATAAAACAGACCACAGTGAACTTGGATCGGTTTTAAGTAGAGATATATTAGAAAGGTTTGGATATCCTCCTTCTGATATAGAGACTGTATCTTTTTTAGTAAGGCATCATCTTGATATGGCACACATCTCCCAAAGAAGAAATCTTCACGAGCCAAAAGTAATAACAGAGTTTGTAAAACTTATAAAAAACAAAGAACTTTTAAATATGCTTACAGTTTTAACTTACTGTGATGCAAACGCAGTAGGACCAGGAGCTTGGAACGATTGGAAATTTGCATTACTAATAGAGTTATATACTAAATCCATTCAGTTTTTAACAGAAGGAAGTTTAGAGTCTATAGAAAAGAAAGTAGAAGAAAAAAAAGATAAAATTTTAGAAATACTAATATTAGAGTTAGGAAAAGAGAAAGCACAAAAGCACATAAACAGATTGTCAGATTACTACATAATCTCAACCCCAATCGATGACATAGTTAAACATGTTAAGTTAGAAGACAAACTTTTATCTTCAGACGATAAATTTAGCGTAGATTTTGAAAAAAATACAGGAGCTGGCTATTCTAATATTGTAATAGCAGTTAGAGATATTGATAATCCACTGCTAATAATTACAGGTATTTTGTCTTACCTTGGAATAAACATACTTACAGCTTACAGTTTTGAGAGAAACGATGGAGTTTACCTTGTAGACCTGCAAATCTCTACATCAAGTCTTGAAGCTGTAGATGAAAGTAGATTTAATAGATTTGTTGAGATTTTAGAAAATGTTATGAAAGAACCTTCTTACTTTGAAAAGATAACAGTAAAAAGACCAAAAGGATTTAAAGCAAGTACTGTCCCACCACCTATCTTTGTCAAAATAGACAATGAAATGTCAGAAGGATACACTATTTTTGACGTATCAGCAGAAGACAGAATAGGACTACTTTTTGACATTATAAGAGTTTTTGCTTCTTTTGATATATACGTCCATATGGTTAAAGCTTCTACACAGGGACTTAGGGCAAGAGACTCTTTTTATGTAAGGACAAAGAATAAAGAAAAAATAACAGATACGACCCTTTTAAAAGCAGTTCAAGAGCAACTGTTAGAAGTTATAAAAAGTTAA